A genomic segment from Comamonas terrigena NBRC 13299 encodes:
- a CDS encoding LD-carboxypeptidase translates to MGHACGADCGHDGHHDHGHDHGHADHVHAADGSCCGHDHSHGPKHIYVYSPSGAVRDKAAFKRGIRQLEAMGHQVEVDADALASSQRFAGDDATRLAAIHRAAASGADVALISRGGYGLTRILPGIKYKTVAKAIANGTQFVGLSDFTAFQLAMLAQTGATTWAGPVVNADFGVDTRDGGEVDDIMLDCFADLLSGQGEGAGWQMPKVGELPNGKPQLKDFYVSGGATLWGGNLAVLVSLLGTPYFPQVEGGVLFLEDVGEHPYKIERMLNQLLLAGVLQKQKAIVLGQFTEFKLNTHDKGFKLQTVIDWLRMRLKRPVLQGLPFGHVPTKVLLPVGAQVSLSVEGRDALIYWGHTH, encoded by the coding sequence ATGGGGCATGCCTGCGGTGCAGACTGCGGGCATGACGGCCATCACGACCACGGTCACGATCATGGCCATGCCGACCATGTGCATGCGGCCGACGGCAGCTGCTGCGGCCACGACCACAGCCACGGTCCCAAACATATCTATGTGTACTCGCCCTCGGGCGCGGTGCGCGACAAGGCCGCATTCAAGCGCGGTATCCGGCAGCTGGAAGCCATGGGGCACCAGGTGGAAGTGGATGCCGATGCCCTGGCCAGCAGCCAGCGCTTTGCCGGTGACGATGCCACCCGCCTGGCCGCCATCCACCGCGCGGCCGCCAGCGGCGCCGATGTGGCACTGATCTCGCGTGGCGGCTACGGCCTCACGCGCATCCTGCCGGGCATCAAGTACAAGACCGTGGCCAAGGCCATTGCCAATGGCACGCAATTTGTGGGGCTGAGCGATTTCACCGCCTTCCAGTTGGCCATGCTGGCCCAGACCGGCGCCACGACCTGGGCGGGCCCGGTGGTCAACGCCGACTTCGGCGTGGACACCCGCGATGGCGGCGAGGTGGATGACATCATGCTCGACTGTTTTGCCGATCTGCTCAGCGGCCAGGGTGAGGGGGCCGGCTGGCAGATGCCCAAGGTGGGCGAGCTGCCCAACGGCAAGCCCCAGCTCAAGGACTTCTATGTGTCCGGCGGCGCCACGCTGTGGGGCGGCAACCTGGCGGTGCTGGTGTCCCTGCTGGGCACGCCGTATTTTCCGCAGGTTGAAGGCGGGGTGCTGTTCCTGGAGGATGTGGGCGAGCACCCCTACAAGATCGAGCGCATGCTGAACCAGCTGCTGCTGGCCGGGGTGCTGCAAAAGCAGAAGGCCATCGTGCTGGGGCAGTTCACTGAATTCAAGCTCAACACCCATGACAAGGGCTTCAAGCTGCAGACCGTGATTGACTGGCTGCGCATGCGGCTCAAGCGCCCGGTGCTGCAAGGCCTGCCGTTTGGCCATGTGCCCACCAAGGTGCTGCTGCCGGTCGGGGCGCAGGTGTCGCTGTCGGTGGAAGGGCGCGATGCCCTGATCTACTGGGGGCATACCCACTGA
- a CDS encoding sterol desaturase family protein: protein MWEFAAYPLLALVFVGIFSREVIAPASRNHCDRRWLLMSSALACSTLLVTLLVGHWFSDSIRAVALFDVGQRWPAPLVGLASFGLTSFVFYWWHRATHRWDLLWRVFHQLHHSAPRVEALTAFYAHPMDTAAAVLLSALSSYWVLGASPLAAAFAIGLTGAFDLFLHADIRTPRWVGYLVQRPEMHTVHHQHGHHAQNYGLPIWDLLFGTWANPPERVQRLGFDDEKAARISDMLRWQDVHKNR, encoded by the coding sequence ATGTGGGAATTTGCGGCCTATCCGCTGCTGGCGCTGGTGTTCGTGGGAATCTTCAGCCGGGAAGTGATTGCCCCGGCATCGCGCAACCACTGTGACCGGCGCTGGCTGCTGATGTCCAGCGCGCTGGCCTGCAGCACACTGCTGGTGACCTTGCTGGTGGGACATTGGTTCTCGGACAGCATCCGCGCCGTGGCGCTGTTCGATGTGGGCCAGCGCTGGCCCGCGCCGCTGGTGGGCCTGGCCAGCTTCGGGCTGACCAGCTTTGTCTTTTACTGGTGGCACCGTGCCACGCACCGCTGGGATCTGCTGTGGCGGGTGTTCCACCAGCTGCACCACAGCGCCCCCCGGGTGGAGGCCTTGACCGCTTTCTACGCCCATCCCATGGACACGGCAGCAGCGGTGCTGCTGAGTGCGCTGTCCAGCTACTGGGTGCTGGGCGCCAGCCCGCTGGCGGCGGCGTTCGCCATCGGCCTGACCGGTGCCTTTGACCTGTTTCTGCACGCGGACATCCGCACGCCGCGCTGGGTGGGTTACCTGGTGCAGCGCCCGGAGATGCACACCGTGCACCACCAACATGGCCACCATGCGCAGAACTACGGCCTGCCGATCTGGGACCTGCTGTTCGGCACCTGGGCCAACCCGCCCGAGCGCGTGCAGCGCCTGGGCTTTGACGACGAAAAGGCCGCGCGCATCAGCGACATGCTGCGCTGGCAGGATGTGCACAAAAACCGCTGA
- a CDS encoding DMT family transporter produces the protein MSSPSSPSSACTTAPAASTPSGVHRASGVAPFLWGNALLGSIGLFLHQAQAGALTATWARSAFGLLGLTLWLLWRRQGGQLRLTRQTAPGVLAAGSLMVLAWVLFFAAIPATSTGMAVVLFHVQPLWLVLATGTLSALWQDQAHATRPAYLLGVALCLLGALCTAAVTLIAQGLQRHQPVTASTLAWWQCLLGTVLLWVWPLQHGWPASGTSWLWLAGLGLAHTALAYMLIYAGMARLPTSRVALLIEGCCWASAWMAGNGWAWASSPAPWSGPNGRPRASPYLQQGAWCGTPPHRFQRHPTRTQQKSGRYQLASAGLRLPWLAAMPRCTRAW, from the coding sequence ATGTCGTCACCTTCCTCCCCTTCTTCGGCCTGCACCACGGCCCCTGCCGCCTCCACCCCGTCCGGCGTCCACCGCGCCTCGGGGGTGGCACCTTTTCTGTGGGGCAACGCCCTGCTGGGCAGCATCGGGCTGTTCCTGCACCAGGCCCAGGCCGGTGCGCTGACCGCCACCTGGGCACGCAGCGCCTTCGGCCTGCTGGGGCTGACACTGTGGCTGCTGTGGCGTCGCCAGGGCGGCCAGCTGCGGCTGACGCGCCAGACCGCCCCCGGGGTGCTGGCCGCAGGCTCCTTGATGGTGCTGGCCTGGGTCCTGTTCTTTGCCGCCATTCCCGCCACATCCACCGGCATGGCAGTGGTGCTGTTCCATGTACAGCCGCTGTGGCTGGTGCTGGCCACAGGCACGCTGTCGGCACTGTGGCAGGACCAGGCCCACGCCACCCGCCCCGCTTACCTGCTGGGCGTAGCCCTGTGCCTGCTGGGCGCACTGTGCACCGCCGCCGTCACGCTGATCGCCCAGGGGCTGCAGCGGCACCAGCCGGTCACCGCCAGCACCTTGGCCTGGTGGCAGTGCCTGCTGGGCACCGTGCTGCTGTGGGTCTGGCCGCTGCAGCACGGCTGGCCCGCATCGGGCACCAGCTGGCTGTGGCTGGCCGGCCTGGGACTGGCCCACACGGCCCTGGCCTATATGCTGATCTACGCCGGCATGGCCCGCCTGCCCACCAGCCGCGTGGCACTGCTGATCGAGGGCTGCTGCTGGGCCAGCGCCTGGATGGCGGGCAATGGCTGGGCCTGGGCATCATCGCCTGCGCCGTGGTCTGGGCCGAACGGCAGGCCGCGCGCTAGCCCTTATCTCCAGCAGGGAGCCTGGTGCGGCACGCCACCGCACCGCTTCCAGCGGCATCCGACACGCACCCAGCAGAAATCAGGCAGGTATCAGCTGGCATCCGCCGGCTTGCGGCTTCCTTGGCTTGCCGCAATGCCTCGTTGCACGCGGGCGTGGTAG
- a CDS encoding LysR family transcriptional regulator: protein MALRDLQIDWLHCLVAVVDAGSLSAATVQLHRSQSAVSMQLKKLEDAVGHRLLERGARRLELTEQGRTLLGYARRMLDLQAEAQAALQPAVLSGRVRLGVPDDYAATYLTPVLRRFAPRHSGVEIELNCEQSTALIPRVERGELDLALISRDHARRGRLLFHEPMVWVGSPQLELWRRDPLPIAVYEDISLARRGAIHALALQGRRCKVVYHSSSLAGQLAAVESGLAVAALTQCSAPAQLQVLGREQGLGPLAPMQVAAYRSKASRGNAAVDELERLLVQTLRMARGVG, encoded by the coding sequence GTGGCCCTGCGGGATCTGCAAATCGACTGGCTGCACTGCCTGGTGGCCGTGGTGGATGCCGGTTCGCTGTCGGCTGCGACGGTGCAGCTGCACCGTTCCCAGTCGGCAGTGAGCATGCAGCTCAAGAAGCTGGAGGATGCCGTGGGCCACCGTCTGCTGGAGCGCGGGGCGCGCAGGCTGGAGCTGACGGAGCAGGGCCGGACCTTGCTGGGCTATGCCCGCCGCATGCTGGACCTGCAGGCCGAGGCCCAGGCCGCGCTGCAGCCTGCGGTGCTGAGCGGCCGTGTGCGCCTCGGCGTGCCGGATGACTATGCGGCCACCTACCTGACCCCGGTGCTGCGCCGCTTTGCGCCCCGGCACAGCGGCGTGGAGATCGAGCTGAACTGCGAGCAGTCCACCGCGCTGATTCCGCGGGTGGAGCGGGGAGAGCTGGATCTGGCGCTCATCTCGCGCGACCACGCGCGGCGCGGGCGCTTGCTGTTCCATGAGCCCATGGTCTGGGTGGGCTCCCCCCAGCTGGAGTTGTGGCGGCGCGATCCGCTGCCGATTGCGGTCTACGAAGACATCAGCCTGGCGCGGCGGGGTGCCATCCATGCGCTGGCGTTGCAGGGGCGGCGCTGCAAGGTGGTCTACCACAGCTCCAGCCTGGCAGGGCAGCTGGCGGCGGTGGAAAGCGGCCTGGCCGTGGCGGCCCTCACGCAGTGCAGCGCGCCCGCGCAGCTGCAGGTGCTGGGGCGCGAACAGGGTCTGGGGCCGCTGGCGCCGATGCAGGTGGCGGCCTACCGCAGCAAGGCATCGCGGGGGAACGCGGCCGTGGACGAACTGGAGCGCCTGCTGGTGCAGACGCTGCGCATGGCGCGCGGTGTAGGCTGA
- a CDS encoding efflux transporter outer membrane subunit: MRRSTPATATLAAVLAAALLSACAPLPPAAPDNARPQLPAQWSTAAEAGTAPIAAQWWQQLGDTQLDALVQLALANNTDVLTAAARVQEAQANLAATDAARSPQLNATLGAQAGRSLTVLGPSQSRNVQPGLQASWELDLWGRLSQQSQAAAARLQASQADRAAVQLTVAATTVQTYVGLRALQQQLAISQATVASREKALQLAQDQQRVGYISQLQVTQAQAEHESVQQQVQQLQWQVDKQLATLNLLLGQAGGNAALAAAPTQRLQDLQLPAVPSSLPSQLLERRPDIARTAALLAASDHQLQAQRAAFLPQVNLSASVGSLLVNSLNYNPLTVWSLGGSLLAPLFNGGRLQAQLDAATAQRDQAAYAYRGAVLAAFADVESALTGTQRLAQQTLHATQRRDVLHQTLGYAHDRYEAGYASYLEELDAQRNLYAAELEVVRLHQAELDNRVQLYKALGGGWQADAVGGAGAATPPSGP, encoded by the coding sequence ATGCGCCGCTCCACCCCAGCCACAGCCACGCTGGCGGCGGTGCTGGCCGCCGCCCTGCTGTCCGCCTGCGCCCCTCTGCCTCCCGCCGCGCCCGACAACGCCCGGCCGCAGCTGCCTGCGCAGTGGAGTACAGCGGCCGAAGCCGGCACCGCCCCCATCGCGGCCCAGTGGTGGCAGCAGCTGGGCGATACCCAACTCGACGCCCTGGTACAGCTGGCGCTGGCGAACAACACCGATGTGCTGACCGCCGCGGCCCGCGTGCAGGAAGCCCAGGCCAACCTGGCCGCCACCGACGCCGCGCGCAGCCCGCAGCTCAACGCCACACTGGGTGCCCAGGCCGGCCGCAGCCTGACGGTGCTGGGCCCCAGCCAGTCGCGCAATGTGCAACCCGGCCTGCAGGCCAGCTGGGAACTGGACCTGTGGGGGCGGCTGTCCCAGCAGAGCCAGGCCGCAGCCGCCCGGCTGCAGGCCAGCCAGGCCGACCGCGCTGCGGTGCAGCTGACGGTGGCCGCCACCACGGTGCAGACCTATGTGGGCCTGCGCGCGCTGCAGCAGCAACTGGCCATCAGCCAGGCCACCGTCGCCTCACGCGAAAAAGCACTGCAGCTGGCCCAGGACCAGCAGCGCGTGGGCTATATCTCGCAGCTGCAGGTCACCCAGGCCCAGGCCGAGCATGAAAGCGTGCAGCAGCAGGTGCAGCAGCTGCAATGGCAGGTCGACAAACAGCTGGCCACCTTGAATCTGCTGCTCGGCCAGGCCGGCGGCAACGCCGCGCTGGCCGCAGCACCCACGCAGCGCCTGCAGGATCTGCAGCTGCCCGCCGTGCCGTCCAGCCTGCCATCGCAGCTGCTGGAACGCCGCCCCGACATCGCCCGCACCGCCGCCCTGCTGGCCGCCAGCGACCACCAGCTGCAGGCCCAGCGCGCCGCCTTTCTGCCACAGGTGAACCTCAGCGCCAGCGTGGGCAGCCTGCTGGTCAACTCGCTCAACTACAACCCGCTGACCGTGTGGAGCCTGGGCGGCAGCCTGCTGGCCCCGCTGTTCAACGGCGGCCGTCTGCAGGCACAGCTGGATGCCGCAACCGCACAGCGCGACCAGGCGGCCTACGCCTACCGCGGCGCCGTGCTGGCCGCATTTGCCGATGTGGAATCGGCGCTGACCGGCACCCAGCGCCTGGCCCAGCAGACACTGCACGCCACACAGCGCCGTGATGTGCTGCACCAGACCCTGGGCTATGCCCATGACCGCTATGAAGCCGGCTATGCCAGCTACCTGGAGGAGCTGGACGCGCAGCGCAACCTCTATGCGGCCGAGCTGGAGGTGGTGCGCCTGCACCAGGCCGAACTGGACAACCGCGTGCAGCTGTACAAAGCCCTGGGTGGCGGCTGGCAAGCAGATGCCGTGGGTGGCGCTGGTGCCGCCACGCCCCCATCAGGGCCCTAG
- a CDS encoding HlyD family secretion protein — protein MSTAPTSAPTSAPTPPAAPAAAAPGPSPTPKKERPTLRSALMAVVIGVLGITLVLRAWNVGPFQTADISTDNAYVRGQVTVLAPQVNGYVTEVLVKDYERVTAGQPLVKIDTRSYEAALAQAQAQLANAKAQLANSAQTQSQNHAGLGAKQATLSAAQAESERAQAELRRVEDLANRGSVSLNERDKVRATARLAASNVDKARADIAIGNEAIKATTVNRDALQAAVQMAEAQVQQARINLDNTTVHAPSDGQVSEVTVRKGQYVAAGSQLLYVVPPQLWVVANFKETQTAHVRIGQPARFTVDGLEGAQLTGTVLEIAPATGSEFSVLKADNATGNFTKVVQRLPVKIAIDAGQPDAARLRPGMSVIAHVDTAAAPQAPAVPAAEGPQP, from the coding sequence ATGAGCACCGCCCCCACTTCCGCACCGACCTCTGCCCCCACGCCGCCCGCAGCCCCTGCTGCCGCGGCCCCGGGCCCGTCCCCCACTCCCAAGAAGGAGCGCCCCACGCTGCGCAGCGCGCTGATGGCCGTGGTGATCGGCGTGCTCGGCATCACGCTGGTGCTGCGCGCCTGGAATGTGGGCCCGTTCCAGACGGCCGACATCTCCACCGACAACGCCTATGTGCGCGGCCAGGTCACGGTGCTGGCGCCCCAGGTCAACGGCTATGTGACGGAAGTACTGGTCAAGGACTACGAACGTGTCACTGCCGGCCAGCCGCTGGTCAAGATCGACACCCGCAGCTATGAAGCCGCGCTGGCCCAGGCCCAGGCCCAGTTGGCCAATGCCAAGGCGCAGCTGGCAAATTCGGCCCAGACCCAATCGCAGAACCACGCCGGACTGGGGGCCAAGCAAGCCACCCTGTCGGCCGCCCAGGCTGAATCCGAACGTGCCCAGGCCGAACTGCGCCGCGTGGAAGACCTGGCCAACCGCGGCTCGGTGTCGCTGAACGAGCGCGACAAGGTGCGCGCCACCGCCCGCCTGGCCGCCAGCAATGTGGACAAGGCCCGGGCCGACATCGCCATCGGCAACGAAGCCATCAAGGCCACCACCGTGAACCGCGATGCCCTGCAGGCCGCCGTGCAGATGGCCGAAGCCCAGGTGCAGCAGGCCCGCATCAACCTGGACAACACCACGGTGCACGCCCCCAGTGACGGGCAGGTGAGCGAAGTGACGGTGCGCAAGGGCCAGTACGTGGCCGCCGGCAGCCAGCTGCTGTACGTGGTGCCGCCCCAGCTATGGGTGGTGGCCAATTTCAAGGAAACCCAGACCGCCCATGTGCGCATCGGCCAGCCCGCCCGCTTCACCGTGGACGGCCTGGAAGGCGCACAGCTGACCGGCACCGTGCTGGAGATTGCGCCCGCCACCGGCTCGGAGTTCTCCGTGCTCAAGGCCGACAACGCCACCGGCAACTTCACCAAGGTGGTGCAGCGCCTGCCGGTGAAGATCGCCATCGATGCCGGCCAGCCCGACGCGGCGCGCCTGCGCCCCGGCATGTCCGTGATCGCCCATGTGGATACTGCTGCCGCGCCCCAGGCCCCGGCGGTCCCCGCCGCAGAGGGTCCGCAGCCATGA
- a CDS encoding MFS transporter, producing MTETVYLRRPPDWEEHEKPALPGSPAMPWHAPWERVCYALVAVLVGLTGGLGNALFTANLPTIQGQMGLTPSEAAWLSGAYVTFNVTANMLVYKFRQQYGMRLFAEIGLGLYALLCVLHLLLGSPQSLLWLRGASGLAAAACTSLGTLYMLQALPRTYVLKLLVLGVGVSQLATPLAWMLSPSLLNHGQWHNLYMLEAGLALLSFAAVVLLKLPAGVHIQVFGKRDFLSMALLIHGVGLLVAVLVQGTTRWWFNAPELAWLLCGAIVLLFAGLYLEHHRPNPLLYTRWFTQSATIRFVIGAIVLRFLTTEQSYGVVGLMRTLGMTPDQMQPLFVVIFFGTLLGIVLSSATFGLDNAAKQLLAALVLLAAGAFLDFHRTSLDRPADFYLSQLLLAVGSGIFMGPLMLLGVVQGLKNGPSHMLTAILTISMTQALGGLIGSSLLGTYQTYREQSYSVDLVQQINPANPLVAQRLQLQQQALAPTITDPVLRSAQGTAQLAATVRREANVLAYNDVFHVVALVAFVYLAWCLLEIGQARRAAARAARHARSLQDNASEVGTDAANATPDDDGDDTDDVPASAAAPASATRPPPATADAR from the coding sequence ATGACCGAAACCGTCTACCTGCGCCGTCCCCCCGACTGGGAGGAGCACGAAAAACCGGCCCTGCCCGGTTCGCCCGCCATGCCCTGGCATGCGCCATGGGAGCGAGTCTGCTACGCCCTGGTGGCCGTGCTGGTGGGGCTGACCGGGGGCCTGGGCAATGCCTTGTTCACCGCCAACCTGCCCACCATCCAGGGGCAGATGGGGCTCACACCCAGCGAGGCCGCCTGGCTGTCCGGTGCCTACGTCACCTTCAATGTGACCGCCAACATGCTGGTCTACAAATTCCGCCAGCAGTACGGCATGCGCCTGTTTGCCGAGATCGGCCTGGGCCTGTACGCCCTGCTGTGCGTGCTGCACCTGCTGCTGGGCAGCCCGCAAAGCCTGCTCTGGCTGCGCGGTGCCAGCGGCCTGGCGGCAGCGGCCTGCACCTCACTGGGCACGCTGTACATGCTGCAGGCGCTGCCGCGCACCTATGTGCTCAAGCTGCTGGTGCTGGGCGTGGGCGTGAGCCAGCTGGCCACGCCCCTGGCCTGGATGCTCTCGCCCAGTCTGCTCAACCACGGCCAGTGGCACAACCTGTACATGCTGGAAGCCGGTCTGGCGCTGCTGTCGTTTGCCGCCGTGGTGCTGCTCAAGCTGCCGGCGGGGGTGCACATCCAGGTCTTCGGCAAGCGCGATTTTCTGAGCATGGCACTGCTGATTCACGGCGTGGGCCTGCTGGTGGCCGTGCTGGTGCAAGGCACCACCCGCTGGTGGTTCAATGCGCCCGAGCTGGCCTGGCTGCTGTGCGGTGCCATCGTCCTGCTCTTTGCCGGCCTCTATCTGGAACACCACCGCCCCAACCCGCTGCTCTACACCCGCTGGTTCACACAAAGCGCCACCATCCGCTTTGTGATCGGTGCCATCGTGCTGCGCTTTCTGACCACCGAGCAAAGCTATGGCGTGGTGGGCCTGATGCGCACGCTGGGCATGACGCCCGACCAGATGCAGCCGCTGTTCGTGGTGATCTTCTTCGGCACGCTGCTGGGCATTGTGCTGTCGTCGGCCACCTTCGGCCTGGACAACGCTGCCAAGCAGTTGCTGGCCGCCCTGGTGCTGCTGGCGGCAGGCGCCTTCCTGGACTTTCACCGCACCAGCCTGGACCGCCCGGCCGACTTCTATCTCAGCCAGCTCCTGCTGGCCGTGGGCTCGGGCATCTTCATGGGCCCGCTGATGCTGCTGGGCGTGGTGCAGGGCCTGAAAAACGGACCCAGCCACATGCTGACGGCCATTCTGACCATCTCCATGACCCAGGCGCTGGGCGGACTGATCGGCTCTTCGCTGCTGGGCACCTACCAGACCTACCGCGAACAGTCCTACTCAGTGGATCTGGTGCAGCAGATCAACCCGGCCAACCCGCTGGTGGCGCAACGCCTGCAGTTGCAGCAGCAGGCCCTGGCCCCCACCATCACCGACCCCGTGCTGCGCTCCGCCCAGGGCACGGCCCAACTGGCCGCCACCGTGCGGCGCGAGGCCAATGTGCTGGCCTACAACGATGTGTTCCACGTCGTGGCCCTGGTGGCTTTTGTCTACCTGGCCTGGTGTCTGCTGGAAATCGGCCAGGCACGGCGCGCCGCCGCGCGGGCGGCACGCCATGCCCGCAGCCTCCAGGACAACGCCAGCGAAGTCGGCACCGACGCCGCCAATGCCACACCGGACGATGACGGTGACGATACCGACGACGTCCCCGCATCCGCTGCCGCACCGGCCTCTGCGACCCGGCCGCCACCCGCCACCGCAGACGCCCGCTGA
- a CDS encoding TetR/AcrR family transcriptional regulator — protein sequence MTSCPTKRPDAATRRAQLLDAADTVFTQHGVNAPLELVVEQAGVGRATLYRQFPDRHAILLALMERSAQRLHDQADRLKDRPDAFFALLEYLSARIVGSPALSDYWRTAKLDDPRVNALRQRVWSAFGPALERGKQSGLIRADIQAQDISLLSSMLGAALRGNTDAERRRLARQALGIVRRGLQPDADTAAASAASTAASVDSAASAVSAA from the coding sequence ATGACCTCCTGCCCCACCAAACGCCCCGATGCCGCCACCCGCCGCGCCCAGTTGCTGGATGCTGCGGACACCGTGTTCACCCAACACGGCGTGAATGCTCCGCTGGAACTGGTGGTGGAACAGGCCGGTGTGGGCCGCGCCACGCTGTACCGCCAGTTCCCCGATCGCCACGCCATCTTGCTGGCCCTGATGGAACGTTCGGCCCAGCGCCTGCATGACCAGGCCGATCGGCTGAAGGACCGACCGGACGCCTTCTTCGCCCTGCTGGAATACCTGTCCGCCCGCATCGTGGGTTCGCCCGCGCTGTCGGATTACTGGCGCACCGCCAAGCTGGACGACCCGCGCGTCAACGCCCTGCGCCAGCGTGTCTGGTCAGCGTTCGGCCCGGCCCTGGAACGCGGCAAGCAAAGCGGTCTGATCCGCGCCGATATCCAGGCACAGGACATTTCCCTGCTGTCCAGCATGCTGGGGGCAGCATTGCGGGGCAACACCGACGCCGAACGCCGCCGCCTGGCCCGCCAGGCGCTGGGCATTGTGCGCCGCGGCCTGCAGCCGGATGCCGACACCGCGGCCGCCTCTGCCGCGTCAACGGCCGCTTCGGTGGATTCTGCCGCTTCAGCCGTTTCTGCCGCATGA